A region of the Deinococcus hopiensis KR-140 genome:
AATCGCCCTGGAGAGGGAGTGCCCGGAGCACAGCCCAATCCCCTACCCCGTCGGGGATCAGGTCGAGGGTCGCGCCGAGTGGGAGCACCCGGCGGGCAACTGCCCGGACCAGCGGGGGCAGGTCGGGGAGAGCGGCAGCACAGCGCACATAGACGTACGCACTTTCCAGGCAGTCCTCGATGGGGTCACTCAGGTGCGCATGCTCCCGGTACAGCTTGTCGAGTGCCTGGGACGGCTCACCAGGAAAGGTGAGGCTGGCCAGCTCGAGCGTGTCCACCAACCGCTTGTCCATATCAACTTGGAAGGGCGTCCCCGTCAACTGTTCCAGCTGAGGGATGTCAAACCGCCGGATGTTATGACCGATCAACCGTTGGACACGCGGGACCACCTGCTCGACTTGCGGCAGGTGCTTAGCGGTGAACAGCCAAGGTTGCCCCCCACTGACCATCGCGCCCACACGGAGGCCACCTTCCTGGACTTCGAGGTCAAGGAAGACGGCCTCCGCGGGCAGATCCGTGGGCCAAGCGCGACTGGGCATACGAGGAAGATAGAGGCTGGGTGGGCGAAAATCGCGCGAATATGCCCCATCCCTGATTGAGCTCAGGAGGGTGCCTCTGCGGTTGCGCGGCTCAGCTGCAGGGCGGCACGCCTACAGCGTGGGCCACCCGGTCGGCATACCGGTTTTGCCAGCTGAACACCGTCAGTTCCGGAGCATACGGACACGCAGGCACAGAAGTGGCACACGTTGCGGTGAGACGGCTGGACCCCCAGGACTCTAGTACTACAGTTGCAGTTGGCGATTCCGTCTCTAAAACACGGGAATTCTCGGGAGGTGACTGGTGGCAGAAAGCCCTTGAACAACAGGTTCCTGGAGCAACTGCAACTGTAGTACTAGGCCATGAACTGCCCCGGCTCCGTCCCAAGGTCCCGGATCGGGAATCCAGTGGCCGCCCTCGCCTCGCGGTTGAGGTGGTGCATCAGCAATCTGCCGGGCGTCTCGATCCGCTGTCCTTTCATCCGCCACTTCTCCAACCGTTTGGTCCAGTAGCGGACCTTGGGGACGCCCAGGTGGACCAGGGCCTTGTAGTAGCCGATGGCCGCCACCATGTGCGTCTCCTTCTCGTCGTGGTGGACAGCGATCCGTACGGCGATTTCCCAAATGGCCGGGTTACTGTTTCGCAACCTGTCTATACAACCCCCCAGGGTGTCGTCGTCCAGATCAACACGGTCTCCTGCCCGCGAGATCAGGGCCGCACTGTCAATCCAGCCCAGCAGCTCCTGCCTGGCCTCCTCGGCGCTCTGGTGGTCTGCGGAAGCCCCTCCCAGGCGGTCGGTGAGTTTTCCACAAGCTCCCCCTTGTTTTTGAGTAGTTAAGGGGCTTCCTTTAATGGACTCATCTTGATAGTTGCTGTCTAGGACGGAGAAAAATACATCCACCTCTTGGACGTTCTCTGCCCAGAACTCCATTTCCAACTCCACCGGCATCTCCGGCTCGTACAGGGCCACGGTGAACAGGGTGGCGACGTTGCGCCGGGTCTGGGTGCCCTCCTCTTCCCGCTGCACTTTCTGGGTGCGAATGAACAGGTGCGCCAGCGGGTGCTCCAAAGCACGGTAGAAGGTCGCCGGTGACATGCCACACTCGCAGCGCGCGAAACAGTACCGCTCCCCGTCCACAATCTGCACGACCTGTTCGCGGACCTGTGCGGGCCGTCCGGCCTCGTCTACCTTCAGGTAGCAGTGCTTGCGCAGCTCCTCGACGATCCGCTTGAGGTTGCGTCCCTGGGAGGCATAGAGCTTTCCTCCAGTGAGACTGGTGGTGCTGACGGATTCGAGCACCTGGCTCCACTCTCGGCTGACGCTGCGGCTGAGCTTGGTCAGGTGCTGGGTCGGTGCCCAGGGGAACGTGACGGGCTGGTAGGTCTTCTGGGGCCGGTAACCGGTAGGGACAGGGCGAGCGCGGACGCTCTTGCGGTACAGACCCAGGGCCTTGAGGGCTTCCTGCTGGCTGACCGGAGCACGGGTGTTGGTGGGGGCACTCCCAAGCGGACGCTGGGACTTTGGTGCGGCTTCGGGGTGACCGGCCAAAAGGGCCTGTGCCTGAGCGTTGAGCTGCTGCTTGCGCACCGCCTCAGTGATCACCTCCTGATCACTCTGCCGCCGAAGCGCCCTCACAGGGCCCACGCTCCCTTAGCCATCTTGGGGGCGGTCTGCGTTGTGACCCACCAGTATGGCTGTGCAGAAGAGGGAGGGGTAGCGTAGAGAGGGTGGAGTAATGGGTCAATTGCTTGGGATCGCGAAGGTGTTGCTTGCACAACTTAATGGTCACCTACAGGTGGGTGTGTGTGAAAATAGTCACAAGACTTAATAGCCTGAAATTCTTACCCCCAATTGGAGGTATTGACTTCGAAATAATCTGACAAGTGGGTGGATCGGTTGCGGGTCCTGTTCTTTGGAGAGCGAGTATCAATTGAGAGAGGAAGCGTCCAGGACGCCGGGCGACTGAGCCCAGACCGAGAAGGATGGATGGTTTTCCTCCTCTTACTGTGACCGTTGATGTGAACGCATGACCGAGACCGCTTTCCAGGCGCAGGGCGTGGAGGAGGACTTGCGGACCGAGACATCCAGTCAGTTCAACCGTAAGCGTGTGCACGGCTCTGTCTACCCCCTGTACGGCCAGACAGGAGCCATCGGTGCGTCCGCGCTGATCCCGGGCAGCTATCAGGGCTGCTACGCCTACGCTTCGGATATGCGCGTTACCACTGCAGATCGCCGAACCTACTATTCCCCAGATGTGATGGTTATCTCTTCCAGGATAATGCCGTCTTCAAAGTGACACCATGCCTGCTGGTGGAGGTTCTACCCAGCAGCCACTGCCTACGATGACCACAACGCGAAGTACCACGCGCACGCTGCCCAGCCCCGACTTCAAATTGGGAAAGCTGTACTTAGCTCCTGAACACAGCACGTATTGAGGTGAGATGGGGCGAAAGCGAGCGTCGGGAAGGGGCTACGGCCAACAATCTGTGACCCAGCACTGGGCCTCCTGTTGTCTCGCTAAAGTGCGCCGAAGCTGTCACCGCTGCAACTGTGCAGAATCTTTCTGCCGTACCCCCCCCCATACTCCCGGATTCAGAAAAATGGATTTTCTGAATCCGGGTTGAACATAGATGTGGGAGGTTGATATGGACGAAGACACTAACGACGGACTGTTTCCGGATCTACTGGCGGAGATGGGGCAAGGGGACTTGGGGACGACTATCCGGCAGGGCCAAGAGGGTGAGCTCGAAACGACTTCAGAGTCCGCACAAGGAAAAGATGCTGGCCTGGAACGAGGTAACCCCGAGGAGACGAGTCAACCGGAACCCAAGGTGCAGACGGAGAACGAGGGGCGTGAGGGTAAGCCAGTGGGGGAGGGGCAGTCACCTCAGGAGGCTCAAAAAGACCAGGACGGTGCGCCCACTGGGACTTCAGAGACCTCGGCTGCATGTGCCAATGAAGGCAAAAAGGGAGAGGCGAACGGTACAGGGGCTGATTTGGAGGCGTCTGGCGAGGCGTCAGGGGCCGGTCCAAAGGAGGAGGCGTGTAGCCTAGAGGGGAAGTTGCAGAGGTACAGCGAGGTGCTCAGGGCCATTTCCTTGGGGGGGCGGAAGCTGGTCGTTGATGGGTATGGCAAGGCGATCCGGGACGGCATCATTCGGGCAGTGCCACTGAAAGGGGAGAGGTTCACGATTCGCGTCGGTGGCGACGGTGAGGAGAAGGGGCAGCGTCGGACACTCCCCGACGACATGATTAGAATGACGCCTGAGGTCATGCAGTGGTTCAGCGAGCAGGCGCTGGCGTCGCAGTACGCACACATGATGGCCAGTGGGCGCATTGGCAGTACGGCGGAACGGTTGCGCACCGGTAAGGATGATTTTGATCGCCTGGCTGATTTGCACCGGCAAGTGCTTATTAGCAAGGCGCAAAAATGAAACCGAAGGTCGTCCACGTGGACGACAGAGCCCTCGTCATTCGTCCCTCAGACCTCGAAACGCTGCACCGTCTGCACATCGACGGGGCCTGGCGGACGGACGAGGTGGCCAATAACCTCACCAACGCGGAGGCGTTCACGGTAGCTGAGCTGGTCACGGAGACGGCCACCTCAATAGGAGCGATGACGCTCCTCACGTCTGCGGGACAGGACCTGATCGGTGTCCGTGTCAGGGACAGGAGCAGCCCCGCGCGTCAACTTGACCGGGCCTACGTCCGCCTCTGCCTGCGGGATCTCGGGTGGTCTGCCCTGTCTGAGGTCCAGGACCTACGTCAATACGACACGTCAGGCAGGATGACGGCCGTCCGCATGACGGCCGCCAAGATGCCACCTGAGCTGGCGACGCAGATGGCGGAGTTAGAGGGTGGTCGGGCGCTGGTCATTGGTAAACTGCCCGCTGGCTACTCGCCGAGCGGCATAAAAGAGCTGGTTTGGCGCTTGCGTAGTCAGGCACTGTTCCGTGATTTCTGGGTCGTCATTTTTGCACCTCGGCCAAGGCGTGGTCAGGAGATCGCGTCACAACACCAGGCATGGCTCCGGGTCATCCCCTGGGTGCCAAAGGGCGCTCAATCGTCACAACAACTGTCAGTAACCAGGAGTCCCGATGGCCCCATCCGGCGGCCGGGTGAAGAACAGCGGTATCTGGCCCGGGCGGCAGAGGTCAGGCGGCCTTACGGCAAACCCTGGCTGGACGTCCTGGGGCAGCCGCGTGCTGAGCGGATCGAGGCTTTTAGGCAAGCTCTGGAGGTCGATGGGGTGCTGGCCGAACAGCAGCTATGGCGGTATTTCGGTCTAAAACCGGCCGATCTCGAGGCGGTGCCGTCGGTGGAGGCGCAGGTCAGGCCAATCCACTCTCGTCCGGGCTACGTGGTGCGCACGCGGTTTCACTTGCGGCAGTCACGTCTGCAGTACCGGGACTGGAGTACGCTCTCGCATGCAGCTGGGACGGCGGAGATGCGGCTCCTCAAGGGCATCGCACCTAACCCGGCTCATTACCGGAGTAACGGCCTGATGGGGCGCAAAACGTCCAACAAACCGGACGCCATTTACTACGGCGAGTTTGGGCCGGAGGCACTGGAGTACGACACGGGCTCGTACACGATGGGAGTGATTGAAAGTAAATTGTCTGCCTTTCGCGACAGTGGTTATGACTCCGTGATATGGGGTGTGCCTGCGCCTGAGCGGCAGGCGCGGCTGTCTCGCGATTTGGACCTGTATGTGATTAACCCGCGTTGGTTCTGACACCCACCCTGTCCTCAAGATTCTCTGACCTCCACACACCGTGGAGGTCTTTTTGTCATCAGATTCTGGATACCGGATCGCCGGGTTGCACACTCTTAAGCCCATCAGTTCGGGCCGGACCTCATGCTGTAGAGGTGATGGCCTTCCTTTATGCCCCGGCCAGCGGCCCTCTGCCTGGCCCATAGCTCTTCTTTGCTCCCGAGTTACCCAAGGTTCGCTCGCAGGCCCACCTGCCTTCCGGACCGGGGTACCCAACGTCACCACAAAGCATTCACCCTGGCGGGTGCAGGTCCGTTTCGCATCGCGGTCAGCTGGATCAGATCCAGGCCCACTGACCGGGGTTGCAAAGGAGCCTGACATGATGACCATCACCCGCCTGCACCGCTACGTGCTGGGCCTGACCGTTCCCCCCTCTCGCCCCCATCCTGAGGAGGTAGAGAGTCTGGAAGAAATAGTCCTCCATTCGCCCGCCCGGAGTGTCCTCCGGGCCCAGCTTTCCGCGCCGGGAGTCCTGCGGGGTGGTTTGCTGTTCGGCCACATAGAGGGCAGCCGCTTGCACGTCCTATACGCCGCACCACAGGGGTACCGCGGGTGGCCTTCGTTGACTTCACCTCTGGCCATAGACCCCCGCTACGCCCTGGGATGGGCGGATGCCCTGACCGCGATCTCCTCAAGGTCCCTGGAATGGGTGGGGTCATGGCTGATGTACCCCGATAGTGAGCGTGACGTGCCCGAGCAGGACCTGCGCTGGCTTCGCTGGGGGCAGCGGGCGGGCATTCTTGACGATCAGACGGTCCTGCTGTGCGTGGGTTGGCAGGACGGTGCGATGGTCTCGACTGGCTACAGGTTGCTGGACTCGGAGGTCACGTGTCTGCGCGTAGAGGGAGGTAATAAGCACGCTCACCCGGAAGGGGAAGATGGAGCGTGACGGCGAACGGCCTGCTCTGGTGGAGCGGCGAGCCACCATTGGCGCGCGGAGCGCAGATCATCAGGCAGGCGTTGGCCCTGACTGGGACCTATGAGATGGAATTTGAAGCGCAGCCACTTGCCAGAGACAGCACCAAACCGGCAAGTTGGCGCTAAGGCGCCGCTCCTTTACGGCGTCTTGGCCAAGGACAGCAGTACCAGCCATGGACAGGGGGTCGAGGACGGTTAAAACGAGTGCTTCCGCATTTCTTCTCTCGTCTTACTGTACTGAGACGAATAGTACGTAGATTGACTGTACCGGGTGTAGGATGGGGCGGGACGCTGGCAGAATGCCCAGTACCACGCGTCCCCCCAGTCCCGAACGCTTGATGTTCGGGACGCGTCTCCGCACCGAACGCCACAAAAGAGGGCTGACGCTGGAGGACGTCGCGGATGCTGCCGACATGAACTGGAGCTATATCGCTGGGATTGAGCGGGGCGAGCGCAATGTCGCCATTGATAACATGGCTGCCCTCGCCGCCGCAGTTGGCCTGCCCCTCTGGGAACTCCTGCGCCCTGGGGACACGACCGAGTCTTCCAGTACGTGAGAGGGTATCTGCAACCGGATGGGGAGCATTTGGGAGGAGGGCCAGCCTGAAGGACGCGAGGAACGAGCAGCAGAGGGAGGCAAACGAACCACCCTTGTGAGGCGCGAGGACTTGAAGCGGGGTCAACGACGCGAATGGTTACAGCCACTTCCCCATGGGTGGACTCGTATGACGATGTCGATCGAGGGCTTGCAACTATAGCGGCGCGATGGCGAAGACTCCGAGCGCCGGCCTGGTGCCTGTGACGTGCAGCCGTTGTTCCCGTTCGGCGTGCCAGGTGCCTGTGGCACCTGGCACGCCCACTCGGCCGCGGGGTGAGCGCATGGTAAAGCAGCAGGGAGGCCACTCAAAACCTGGCTTCATGGCGATGCGCACGTCAGGACAGGGGGGCAAAGTCGAAGCACAACCGCGCGTAGAAGCTTTGACGCTGAGGGTCCGCGTTTAGCAAGAGCATGAGGCCCTGCTTGGCAGCAGTAGTCACCAGTGCCCTGCCGTAACCCTAAGCATCCTGACGCGCGGTCAGCACCTTAATGTGAAAGGTAGGCACCTCCACTACCTCCTCCGCCAACTCGGGCCAGCGTCAACGCAGCGGTGGCCTAGGCTTTTAGCCAGTCGCTCCAGCTTCATCCGTAGGTGACGTTTTGGAGCGACTTCAAGTAGCGTGAGAGGCGCTTGCCCCCAGTCTCTGTGCGCAACAAATTGGCGGGGGCCTTCCCGTCCAGGTGACTGTTGAGTTGGGTCAGCCAGCCTCGGGTCCGGTCCTCGCCGAGCATGACCGCGACTCAGGCGAACAGTTCAGTGATTTTGCAGCACCGGGTCCACCACATCGAAGGTGGCAGGAGCGCTCGCCCTGGGACCGTGGTTGCTGCCGGGAGTGAGATGCCGACCATACCGTAGAGGGAGGCAGTGTTGAACCCAGTCAGGGCGGCGAGGCGAGGGCTCAAGAGCGAGACGGAGGTCGGCATCAACTCATGTATCCGGGCTTTTTCTCCGTCTCCAATAAGAGGCGCAATTGATCACATGGCACCTCGAACACCATGTGAACGTAGGCACCCAACAGTTGCTGGATTGCGCTTTCTGGGGTCATGTCCTCCTTCTGGCCCAGCGGAAGATCCGGATCAACGCGCAATCCGTTCACATCCTGTCGATGCGAATGACCTTGGGAACGTTCTCCTCCCTGCGGAGCCGAGGAAGGCACTGGCGCTCAGGACCAGATGATCTCTATAGGACGCTGGTGCATCGTCTCGCGTTCCAGTTCCACCGCGTACATTTTTAGTACCCGACGCTCAACCCACGTCAGCAAGACGACCGGGTGAGCCGTGGAGTTCTCGCGGCTGGATACGGTTTGCCACTCCTCACCCAGCAGCACATTTTTGACCTCTACTGGAGTTAAGCCTACCTTAGGGTTAAAAGTCTCTCTTTGATGCAACCACCATCCCACGTGCTCCTGGCGCGCATCACGTAAAGCAGCTCGGTATCCATCCTGCCATCCTATACGGTACTCCAAGGAGTCGATCCCCAGACGGGTGTGGTTTTCATTGAGACGGCGGATCACGGCTATCTGAAAATAGTCGGCCAAGAATGTGTGTTGCCAGGACATCCCCACAATCATTGCAGGTGTCAAATGATAGCCGTAATCCTCGACCAGTTGAGGCATCGATACGACTGCTCGCCGGGTTAGCACGAGCCTGGAATTAATACTGACGTCACTCCCTTGAGGATTCTCGGCTACCATCTGTTCAAGATCTAATGTCATATAAGCCACGCTTGGATGTGAGTAGGAAGCTCGTCTCACCCTTACTGAGCGAGAAGCGGCAGATGAAACGGAATGGCCTGGATTCAAGAGATAGAGCGTTCCTTGCACTCCTCCCAGAACCCTGAACACTGCTTACCTTAAGAACGTTGCAACTTCTGTGTTGTTTGCGGCAAATCATAACGCTAGGCCATCATCTAGTTTGGTGGTCGCCTGACTTTGTTCTGTGACGGTTTTGAGGTCAAAGGAGTAAAATAAGTCAAGCAATTTCTTTAGGAATCCGTCCTTTTCGACTTGCTTTATTTCATATGAGGAGGCAGCAGTGTGTTTGCCCTTGTCTGAAAAATAGATATGTTACCATCCCTGGTCCGTCAGTCAATTTTACAGAGCTAAATTCGAAGGTTCTCTGGCACGAAAAAAGACTGATACTGGGAGCGGACGAACGTGAAACGCCTTCACTATATAAATGTGAACTGCTACGAATATTGGAGATTGGCGTCGCACATGAGAGAAGCTCTACATTAAGTAGTCCGTTGCCGTAGATGGTATATCGTCCGTCATTACCTTTGAGCATTTTTCCCGGTCTCCTATAGCATGTTGTGCCTGGTCACTCAACCTGCAGCGCTGTCCTTAAGGCCGCAGGGGGGACTCGTCGTCGTCACAGCACGGAAGGCTGTGAGGATGAGCGCGCTGATCATTCTCCCTTCTCTCCCACTGTACTACGATTGATAGTACATAGATTCTATTTCCGCCGCAACTGGACGGACAGGACTTTTGCAGAAGGCCCAGCGTCACGGATTCCTCAGTCCCGCGGCTTCACGTCACATCCGGAGAGGATCAGGGCGGCGCTCAGCAGCAGGGTGGTGGAGAACGGGCGCAGTGTTGCGAGCATACGGAGTCCTTCGGTGGGGTGCCGTGCAGTGTTCTGAGGCGAAGCAGCGCGCTGGAGCGATTTCGGGGAGTGGCCGACGTGCTGTAGACCCGAAAGGTGAATCAGGGAGCTTGGTCGAGATTGATGAGCAGAGGTTCTTCACACGAAGTGGCTTCGTTAGGCTCCTATAGCAGGACAACCAGGGCTACCGAAGGTCCCATCTGAAGAGGAGCTTCATTCAAGAGGGTGTGCCAGAAGGAACGCGCCGTGCCCATCCGATCCCCTGAACCAGAAGGTGCTGCAGGTGCCCTCGAACGTTTTGACGAGGGGCGTACTCGACCTCGCGGATATTGAGGATGCGGTCTCCAAAGATCAGGAGAACACGGACAGTTCGAGGTGACCACAAGTCGGGCAGCAGCAGGGGAAGGCGGACAGACATTCCCACCTCCACTGGGTACACTTGTGAGCAAGTCTGTCCATCGCTTCGCACTTCGCGCCGCAGATGACGTGCAGGATCTGTCATTTAGAGCACTTGTCATAATGAGAGCATGAAAGCTGTTGGGGGGCGAGGGTACAGTCTGGATCTGCGGGAACGGGTGGTCGCGGCGGTCGAAGGCGGTCAGACTCGGAAAGAGGTCGCCCGGTTGTACCGAATGCGCATCGAAACCGTAGATACCTACCTGGAAAAGCAGCGCCTGGGAACGTTGCACGAGGTGGGTCGGTCTTCTGGTCGTCCCCCACGGGTCACACCCCTACACGAACAGCAACTGCTGCAACAACTCAAGGCGCATGACGACGCGACATTGATCGAGCATGCTCGCATGCTCGAAGAAGCGACAGGGTTGAAGGTCAGCTTCAAAACTGTGGATCGAGTGTTCCGCAAGCATCACATCACCCGTAAAAAAAACTTTGGTCGCGTTCGAGCGAAGTGAAGAAAGGCGACAGCAGTTTCTCAATGACTTAGCTCCGTATCTCACTCATCCAGAACAGCTGGTGTTCCTGGATGAGAGTGGCTTTCACACCGCCATGACACGAGGATACGCGCGTGCGCACAGGACTGAGCGAGCTCATGGCTATGTTCCCAGGAATCACGGACGCAACCAGACCTTGATTTGTGCTCTACAACTTACGGGACCGATGGTCCCGTTCGTTTTGACTGGTGCCGTCAATGGTCCATCGTTTGAATGGTACATCCGCCATTTGGTTTGTCCTATCCTGCAGCCAGGACAGGTCGTTGTCATGGACAACCTGTCGTCTCATCATCGAGCGTCTGTTCCAACACTTATTGAAGCACAGGGTTGTCGGATCCTGTTCCTTCCGCCTTATAGTCCAGACTTTAATCCTATCGAGCTGATGTTCTCTCAGGTCAAGGCGGCCGTCAGAGCGAAGGCTTGTCGAACAGTCGACGGCCTCATCTCTGCCATTGGAGCCGCTTTGCAGGCGGTTCGTGCACAGGACATCAACGCCTGGTTCCGACATGCTTATCCCTCCGTATCTTTATGACAAATGCTCTAGTCAGCCCACCCGCTTTCAAGGCCCAGGGGAACGCCTCCCGAAAAACCGCATCGCGCCCCACGACAGCTTTTACTGCGTGAAGTGCGGCGGCGAAGTCGGCAAGACGGAAGACGACGTCATCAAAAACGGGTTGCGCTGCAGCTACCATCCGGAGGAAGCCAACCACCCCTTCGGCATACCCTACAGCCCCTTCCCCGGAGCGTAACGGATGCGAGAACTCCTCACGACAATGCTGAAATTGCGGCCGGAAGGCTGGTTGTCGCTCATAGCGATCATGCTTCCGCTCACCGTGGTGTTTGCCGCTGCGCTGGTAAAGGCGGCGAGCGGTCGGCGGCAGGAACGCACGTTCATCAAGTTGGTCCGGGAGCGTCTCGCGCCTGCCCTCGACGCGGAAGACGCCCCGGAATCCGACGAGATGGCGGAGGACGCCCTGGTGATTGCCAAAACGTTCCTGATGCAAGGCGGCACTTCCGGCTCACCACCGACGAAGTGGAGCTGCAGGCCGCTCTCGA
Encoded here:
- a CDS encoding helix-turn-helix domain-containing protein, producing MPSTTRPPSPERLMFGTRLRTERHKRGLTLEDVADAADMNWSYIAGIERGERNVAIDNMAALAAAVGLPLWELLRPGDTTESSST
- a CDS encoding MbcA/ParS/Xre antitoxin family protein is translated as MLGEDRTRGWLTQLNSHLDGKAPANLLRTETGGKRLSRYLKSLQNVTYG
- a CDS encoding IS630 family transposase (programmed frameshift); amino-acid sequence: MKAVGGRGYSLDLRERVVAAVEGGQTRKEVARLYRMRIETVDTYLEKQRLGTLHEVGRSSGRPPRVTPLHEQQLLQQLKAHDDATLIEHARMLEEATGLKVSFKTVDRVFRKHHITRKKTLVAFERSEERRQQFLNDLAPYLTHPEQLVFLDESGFHTAMTRGYARAHRTERAHGYVPRNHGRNQTLICALQLTGPMVPFVLTGAVNGPSFEWYIRHLVCPILQPGQVVVMDNLSSHHRASVPTLIEAQGCRILFLPPYSPDFNPIELMFSQVKAAVRAKACRTVDGLISAIGAALQAVRAQDINAWFRHAYPSVSL